A single genomic interval of Coccidioides posadasii str. Silveira chromosome 1, complete sequence harbors:
- the ATG6_2 gene encoding autophagy protein 6 (EggNog:ENOG410PI06~COG:T) translates to MNSYKKRKGRRIGGEDGSELRASQEQDPEVSGQKPSTNLKRNLKLRLSFEPDPTGMISDDRSGTGIRSRKTPSGRSSAANASVFQESLTGKLSPQNPTLGRLSQGAGPVYDLEHLKELQISTLSPLRNVPIHTHPLEEQITVRSGGECGQTGENSALFIHSPDANVREGMEGRMHSAMDQDYISLESKAENTLIPRPRTSRSDRRLVPDAVNFTADFEDSDDTSALPLSMNMQGDKVRRRRTKIQRLIDEAETASEGNGSECARGAIYEIMQLRAGMEGLTKGRESHSRLDTPAKVTPIPSLSSAIEDFYNSLALTENCKSDLIQKLEILNHEEIKILEQKKDIQSLLKHAGNTYEHIYRT, encoded by the exons ATGAATTCCTATAAGAAGCGTAAGGGCCGTCGAATCGGTGGTGAAGATGGCTCTGAATTACGAGCCTCCCAAGAGCAAG ATCCTGAGGTATCGGGACAGAAACCGAGTACAAATCTCAAAAGGAATTTAAAATTACGGTTATCGTTCGAGCCGGATCCCACCGGAATGATATCTGATGATCGGAGTGGTACTGGGATACGTAGCCGAAAAACACCGAGTGGGAGATCATCTGCAGCGAATGCAAGCGTGTTTCAAGAATCATTAACAGGAAAACTGTCTCCCCAGAATCCCACTCTAGGACGATTAAGCCAGGGGGCTGGTCCCGTATATGATCTCGAACATCTCAAAGAGCTTCAAATTTCTACCCTTTCGCCGCTGAGAAACGTTCCCATCCATACTCACCCCTTAGAAGAGCAAATCACAGTGAGATCCGGTGGCGAATGTGGCCAAACGGGCGAAAACTCTGCGCTATTTATACATTCACCCGATGCTAACGTCCGAGAAGGAATGGAAGGGCGGATGCACTCGGCTATGGACCAGGATTACATTTCACTAGAATCAAAAGCGGAAAATACCTTAATTCCTCGACCACGGACGTCCCGTTCCGATAGGCGGCTAGTCCCTGATGCTGTGAATTTTACAGCAGACTTTGAAGATTCTGATGACACCTCTGCGTTGCCACTTAGCATGAACATGCAAGGTGATAAAGTACGGAGGCGTCGCACGAAGATTCAGAGGCTGATTGATGAAGCAGAGACTGCATCGGAAGGAAATGGATCTGAGTGCGCTCGTGGAGCTATATATGAGATAATGCAGCTTCGTGCAGGTATGGAAGGCCTCACAAAGGGCAGAGAATCCCATTCGCGGCTGGATACCCCGGCAAAGGTTACTCCAATTCCCAGTCTAAGCTCTGCTATCGAGGATTTCTACAACAGCTTAGCCCTTACGGAGAATTGTAAGAGTGACCTAATACAGAAACTCGAAATTTTGAACCATGAGGAAATCAAAATCCTAGAACAGaaaaaagatattcaaagCTTGCTAAAACATGCTGGAAACACCTATGAACACATCTACAGAACCTGA
- the ATG6_1 gene encoding autophagy protein 6 (BUSCO:179897at4751~EggNog:ENOG410PI06~COG:T~BUSCO:5491at33183), which translates to MPKSSSRAPLMILKMYCQKCHTLLMVDDDSLDALNPAPLGLIASPGACCLGFSSHDPGSFYGRLHQWRDSFQPAYVPVNKRETPQLVHEHNTGPRPRAGLKDGPNMSFVVLTESQLSGTAGASGITDDGPQHPRPKVGQDGGDKSFSHFERATYFFETVSARTDIDQPVCVDCAELLAAGVQSRLIGATRERDSYVSFLRNVNASIPSQEEVNAARQSLQTILEAEGDAFHELQMLENEKFASDREIAILVEQCQQLDRDEEQFWTDQTTFGLTLGGFLNDRDTLNVKFDHDSRQLERLQRTNVYNDTFCIGHDGYFGTINGLRLGRLGNPPVEWAEVNAAWGQTVLLLSTIANKFGFQFEGYRLRPMGSVSRIEKVEQSQREPNFRTGRDDNPSPIITSLDLFSSGDLPLNLPWLHRRFDAGMVAFLECLRQLGVYLEKVPLSNGVPAASSTASAPREHRNVGSYYRSQSHSQPSTFGMKLPYEIQKDRIGDTSIRLGFNQTDESWTRACKYMLTCCKFLLANASNFGTAKFNNCA; encoded by the exons ATGCCAAAGTCTAGTTCCAGAGCACCACTGATGATTTTAAAGATGTATTGCCAAAAGTGCCACACACTTTTAATGGTTGATGACGATTCACTTGATGCATTGAACCCGGCTCCTCTTGGTCTCATAG CTTCACCTGGAGCTTGTTGCCTCGGATTCTCCAGTCACGATCCCGGTTCCTTCTACGGGAGGCTTCATCAATGGCGAGACTCATTTCAGCCGGCCTATGTACCTGTTAATAAACGAGAAACCCCTCAATTAGTGCACGAGCATAATACTGGCCCAAGACCTCGAGCAGGACTCAAAGATGGACCAAATATGTCGTTTGTCGTGCTCACAGAGTCCCAGCTAAGCGGAACCGCGGGGGCATCTGGTATCACTGATGACGGCCCGCAACATCCAAGACCCAAAGTTGGACAAGACGGTGGTGACAAATCATTTTCTCACTTTGAGAGGGCTACATATTTCTTTGAAACTGTATCTGCACGTACGGATATAGATCAACCAGTTTGTGTTGATTGTGCCGAGCTTCTTGCCGCTGGTGTTCAAAGCCGCTTAATAGGTGCAACAAGGGAACGAGATTCCTATGTCTCGTTCTTGAGAAATGTGAATGCATCCATCCCTTCCCAGGAGGAAGTAAACGCGGCTCGACAATCTCTACAAACCATACTGGAAGCGGAAGGCGATGCGTTTCATGAGCTACAAATGCTTGAAAATGAGAAGTTCGCAAGTGACAGGGAAATCGCGATCTTAGTTGAGCAATGCCAGCAACTCGATCGGGACGAGGAACAGTTTTGGACTGACCAAACCACATTTGGGCTAACTCTTGGGGGTTTCTTGAATGATCGTGATACCCTGAATGTTAAATTCGATCATGATTCTCGACAGCTTGAACGTTTACAACGCACAAATGTCTACAACGATACTTTTTGTATTGGCCATGACGGGTACTTCGGCACCATAAATGGACTACGGTTGGGACGTCTTGGAAATCCTCCAGTTGAATGGGCTGAAGTCAATGCTGCTTGGGGTCAGACTGTTTTGCTTCTTTCGACAATTGCTAATAAATTTGGCTTTCAATTTGAGGGATATAGACTGCGGCCGATGGGTTCAGTTTCAAGGATTGAAAAGGTAGAGCAAAGTCAACGAGAACCAAATTTTAGGACAGGTCGCGACGACAACCCGTCACCCATTATCACTTCCCTTGATCTCTTTTCCTCCGGGGATCTTCCACTTAACCTACCCTGGCTTCACCGACGCTTCGATGCTGGGATGGTAGCGTTCCTCGAGTGTCTTCGACAACTTGGCGTCTACCTTGAAAAGGTACCACTTTCGAATGGAGTTCCAGCTGCGTCCTCAACTGCAAGTGCCCCGAGGGAACACAGAAATGTGGGTTCTTACTACAGATCTCAGAGCCATTCACAGCCATCAACTTTTGGCATGAAACTACCTTACGAGATACAAAAGGATAGGATTGGTGATACTAGCATTAGGCTTGGGTTCAACCAAACTGATGAGTCATGGACACGTGCATGCAAATACATGCTGACATGTTGTAAGTTTCTGCTTGCAAATGCAAGCAACTTTGGCACTGCAAAATTTAACAATTGTGC